In the genome of Notamacropus eugenii isolate mMacEug1 chromosome 5, mMacEug1.pri_v2, whole genome shotgun sequence, one region contains:
- the LOC140509034 gene encoding olfactory receptor 8B3-like: MDLENDSSVTEFILAGLTDQPELQLPLFFLFLGIYVVTIVGNLGLIILIAINSQLHTPMYYFLFNLSSIDLCYSSVFTPKMLMNFISKTNIISYSGCMVQLYFFCFFIISECFVLTIMAYDRYVAICNPLLYNIIMSNKVCSWLLGGAYVMGFAGTMAHTGCMLRLSFCDANIINHYMCDIFPLLQLSCTSTHVNELVVFIVGGINIIVPSVTIFTSYALILSSILSIRSSESRSKAFSTCSSHIIVVALFFGSGSFMYLKPSSSGSMDQGKVSSVFYTNVGPMLNPIIYSLRNKDVQATLRKTLRRMFSRIGAGFS, encoded by the coding sequence ATGGATTTGGAAAATGACTCTTCAGTGACTGAGTTCATCCTTGCAGGCTTAACAGATCAACCAGAGCTTCAATTGCCcctattctttctgtttctagggATCTATGTGGTTACTATAGTGGGGAACCTGGGACTGATCATTTTAATTGCCATTAATTCTCAGCTTCACACTCCTATGTACTATTTCCTTTTTAACTTGTCTTCAATTGATCTCTGCTACTCTTCTGTCTTTACCCCAAAAATGTTGATGAATTTTATCTCAAAGACAAACATCATCTCTTATTCAGGATGTATGGTTCAGctctatttcttctgtttttttattatttctgaatGTTTTGTGTTGACAATAATGGCTTATGATCGTTATGTTGCCATCTGTAATCCATTGCTGTATAATATCATTATGTCCAATAAGGTCTGTTCATGGCTATTGGGTGGGGCATATGTAATGGGGTTTGCTGGTACCATGGCCCACACTGGATGCATGTTGAGACTGTCCTTCTGCGATGCCAACATCATAAACCATTACATGTGTGACATATTCCCCCTCCTCCAGCTCTCCTGCACCAGCACCCATGTCAATGAGTTGGTGGTTTTCATTGTTGGGGGCATTAACATCATAGTGCCTAGTGTCACCATCTTCACCTCTTATGCTCTCATCCTGTCCAGTATCCTCAGCATCAGGTCCAGTGAAAGCAGGTCCAAAGCCTTCAGCACCTGCAGTTCCCATATAATTGTTGTTGCTCTTTTCTTTGGGTCAGGTTCATTCATGTATCTCAAGCCATCTTCATCAGGGTCTATGGACCAGGGCAAAGTATCTTCAGTGTTTTACACAAATGTGGGACCTATGCTAAACCCCATCATTTATAGTTTGAGGAATAAAGATGTTCAAGCTACCTTGAGGAAAACCTTAAGAAGAATGTTTTCTAGAATAGGAGCAGGGTTTTCATGA